From Thalassospiraceae bacterium LMO-JJ14:
TAGAAGTCTTTGTCCGCACGGTGTTTCTCGACATCCAACCGAGCATTATGAACCTTGGCGCGGGCTGTAAAGAGTTCCCCGTCGACAAGGAAATATGCTTTCCGTATTTGCTCCAACGCCAACTCTTCACGATTACAGTTGATCTCCATCGCCCGGCAGCGGCAGTTAGGCGCTTCGCCCGGGTGACCACCTTCGGGTGGGTTGTCCCACTCGAAGACCTTGCCGTCCCGCTCTGCGTGCGCGGAGCGCACCTTGCTGTCGCCCCGCGTGCGCCAGATGTATTTTCCGGATTTCTTGCCGCTTTCCGCCAATGCGACCCGGATCGCTTTTTCAGTGTCGTCGCCGGGACGCCTTGCTTGCTTGGCTTCATTTGAGCCATGAGCATGCCACGGGATAATTTGTGCGTGACTGCTATAAAAATCCCATGGCCCTGCCATATCTCTAACATGGTCGATCAACGTTTTCGTATTTAGAGTGTTCCCATGTTTCGCATCCTTGCAATCCTCTGCCTTTTGCTTTCTTCCTCGGCTTTTGCCGAGGATACGGACGATCCTGTCGCGATCTTGCTTAAAGGTAATAATCTGCAAGAGAGTGATTGCCCGGAACTCGTACGCTTCCTTAATAATCAATCTGTGTCCAAACAGGAAAGGCATGAAGACGCCCCGATTACGGTCGCGCTTTCATACCGTATTCTGGTTCTTGGCTGTCCGATGCGGTTCATGACAACACCGATCAATGCACTCCTTCGATCGGAAATACCGGCAACCCGCGAAGACGTCTCCGTCTCTCTCGGCGCGGCATATGAATACGGAGTGCGCGTAGACCGTGATCTCGACGAGGCGCGCTATTGGTACCGCAAACTTGCGTACAGGCTTATCGGTCAACCTGAATTTTATTTGAAATTTACCCGCCAACGTATCGCACGAATCAACCCCGTTCACCGGCTCATGAGTTCGGAAGACTGGTCTGCGGCAATGGACAAGGGCGCGTTGGCGTCCGTGATTTTCGAGGAAGAACTTCTAGCCGTTCAAGAACTCATGAACGGGCCTGTCAGCGGCATCGTCCGGGCGAGCGAGCATCTTTATCGCGGCACCGGCGGTTTTCCGCGCGACAAGAAAATCGCCAAAAAAATTCTCTATGATGCCGCGCGGGATGGCAAACCGGAAGCTCAGTACGCCTTCGCCATCGCTCTATTGGATCGTCGTTTTTCCATTCTAGGCCAAGAGCGTCAATTCCAACGAATGCAGGCAGAACGTTATCTAACGATGGCTGTGAATCAAAATCATCTTCCGGCTATCCTCAAACTTGCGGAGATATGTGAAAGCACAACCAATTGGCACAATGATGTCGCAGCCTATGCGCTTTATCGAAAGGCGGCGCACGAAGGCGCAACAGGCTTTGAAAAGCAACTGGAACGACTTCGCGCACGTAATCAACTATACTTGGACAGCGAACTTGAACGGATCGAAAGATGGATTAATGACGGGATAGGTCCCGCCTGCTATTGATCCGAACATTCTAGCAATTCAAACTTTCGCCAAGTATTCCGCAATATAGCTAGTGCTTCGTTGACGTCTTTGAGAGCGTATTCGCGGTCTTTCTCGATCAGTTTGAACTCTTCGGCCAATCGAGCA
This genomic window contains:
- a CDS encoding phage minor head protein; amino-acid sequence: MPFLFGHRLIIKEAYEFRAITLLQIITFKQDRDRIVRILGKSRGRKQKAEDCKDAKHGNTLNTKTLIDHVRDMAGPWDFYSSHAQIIPWHAHGSNEAKQARRPGDDTEKAIRVALAESGKKSGKYIWRTRGDSKVRSAHAERDGKVFEWDNPPEGGHPGEAPNCRCRAMEINCNREELALEQIRKAYFLVDGELFTARAKVHNARLDVEKHRADKDFYYHVNKVAQAGGILTMAPHPLGRFAGWIFQAGERISSRVLQEIEADLKQSETGLRKLEQQLKELQSKWLNLKTAYEDA